A region from the Agarivorans sp. Alg241-V36 genome encodes:
- a CDS encoding alpha/beta hydrolase: MLNVNKIKSAVLVAGVGLAMISPSLVASTAKPSPTEPSKLIRNTPTPVGVSAKMASIIENRQFAEAELEAPTSTEQWLELQQLWNKGSAELASQLADKLALSYEKKAIAGVNTFVVTPDNIDSRYADRYFMHLHGGAFVFGGEESALREAMWVANGLNVKVISVDYRQPPLHPFPAAIDDAVAVWTEITRKQPANKTAIFGSSAGGNLTLTTTLRLKELGLDLPGALFAGTPATDLAHTTDTWHTLKGLDALGSREGVIDGTFEVYVPSGDLENPLVSPVYADLEGFPPTLLISGTRDLLLSDTVRMHRALRAANVNADLHIYDGQSHGDYMMGLLYDLPESDDALAELGSFFDTHLN, encoded by the coding sequence ATGCTTAATGTAAATAAGATTAAAAGCGCAGTACTTGTGGCGGGAGTGGGTCTTGCGATGATAAGCCCATCGCTTGTCGCCAGCACTGCCAAGCCATCACCAACAGAGCCCAGCAAGCTAATCCGTAACACACCAACGCCAGTTGGCGTATCAGCTAAAATGGCCTCCATTATTGAAAACCGCCAGTTTGCAGAAGCGGAGCTAGAAGCACCAACCTCTACCGAGCAATGGCTCGAGTTGCAGCAGCTTTGGAACAAAGGTTCAGCAGAACTCGCCTCTCAACTAGCGGATAAATTAGCACTGAGCTACGAGAAAAAGGCCATTGCAGGGGTTAATACCTTTGTGGTGACGCCAGACAATATCGACTCGCGCTACGCAGACCGTTACTTCATGCACTTGCATGGCGGTGCTTTTGTATTTGGTGGAGAAGAGTCTGCTCTGCGTGAAGCAATGTGGGTGGCAAACGGCCTTAACGTAAAAGTAATCTCTGTTGATTACCGTCAGCCTCCTTTACATCCTTTTCCTGCAGCAATAGATGATGCGGTAGCGGTTTGGACAGAGATTACGCGCAAGCAACCTGCCAACAAAACAGCCATATTTGGTAGTTCAGCCGGTGGTAATCTAACCTTAACCACCACTCTGCGCCTTAAAGAGCTAGGTTTAGATCTTCCAGGCGCTCTGTTCGCAGGTACTCCTGCGACCGATTTGGCTCATACCACCGATACATGGCACACCCTAAAAGGGCTTGATGCCCTAGGCAGCCGAGAAGGTGTAATAGACGGTACTTTTGAGGTTTATGTGCCATCTGGCGACCTTGAAAACCCCTTGGTTTCTCCAGTTTACGCTGACCTAGAAGGCTTTCCTCCAACACTGTTGATCTCTGGCACCCGCGACTTACTGCTTAGCGACACGGTTCGTATGCACCGAGCTCTGCGTGCGGCAAACGTAAACGCCGACCTACACATTTACGACGGCCAATCACACGGTGATTACATGATGGGGCTACTTTATGACTTACCAGAATCAGATGATGCTCTGGCTGAGTTAGGCAGCTTTTTTGACACTCACCTTAACTAA
- a CDS encoding mechanosensitive ion channel family protein: MTRLLIAITLLSLSLSAMASTASTEKPALAQRSIDLSSPQQTLDSFLRSSKQVISAWRAEQFNSVEGQLAFYQASKTLDLSTTANRNRDVVVMEKIVLLREILNRIESSESAQFTSLPVDEGGLNSRWRISGTDLVIEKQLEGFRAGQYLFSALSVNRLSHQYYLFTLSEQQALDHHDLHQEFILNPGPLISRSLVMSLPAWSQELLAGLPAWQWMLLLGLSLISMKVIRLSFFLGRQWNARFDNTKRHWQFGRQLALIFNMTWMFLFRRIIDDGIWLYGIVYQLSSNLILIVQFVFVAWFVLSIFIYIAILITTKKYQDTPLESSPDSSLILVLAKILGGITIVLLGLYVLEFMGVSISPLVAGLGVGGLAIALAIRPLLENLINGLTLYADGGIKIGELCRYGDKNLYGVIENIGLRATRIRTLERSVITIPNSEFANMEIDNLERRDRRRMDHVLKLRPEISVEQLQVLLVNLRRDFLRHPKVEEEPTRVRFMGLGSYSLKVSIVLYIRCRDHDEFMALQEDLLFMLYKAVDQVGAKLAFSTQHQYAGRLKTIEAEQVLKAQQTVQKWHEEESFPFPNFSYSYRYEIKDTSIFPVLTSAVRKDSQFN; the protein is encoded by the coding sequence ATGACGCGCTTACTCATTGCTATTACCTTACTAAGCCTTTCACTTTCAGCAATGGCCAGTACTGCCTCAACAGAAAAGCCGGCCTTAGCGCAACGCAGTATCGATTTATCCTCTCCTCAGCAAACCTTAGACAGTTTTCTTCGCAGCTCTAAGCAGGTTATTAGTGCTTGGCGCGCCGAACAATTCAACTCAGTAGAAGGGCAACTAGCCTTTTATCAAGCCAGTAAAACCCTTGATTTATCCACCACCGCAAATCGCAATCGGGATGTGGTAGTGATGGAGAAAATTGTATTGCTAAGGGAAATACTAAACCGCATTGAGTCCAGTGAATCGGCACAATTTACCTCCTTGCCAGTAGATGAAGGAGGACTCAATTCTCGCTGGCGCATTAGCGGTACCGACCTTGTCATTGAAAAACAGTTAGAAGGTTTTAGAGCGGGCCAGTACCTGTTCTCTGCCTTATCAGTTAACCGTTTATCACATCAATACTATTTGTTTACCCTTAGTGAGCAACAAGCCTTAGACCACCACGACCTTCATCAAGAATTTATCCTAAACCCGGGGCCGCTGATATCTCGGAGCCTAGTAATGTCGCTTCCAGCCTGGAGCCAAGAACTACTTGCAGGGCTGCCAGCCTGGCAGTGGATGTTGTTACTGGGTTTATCGCTTATCAGTATGAAGGTCATTCGGCTTAGTTTCTTTTTGGGTCGCCAATGGAATGCTCGGTTTGACAACACCAAACGCCACTGGCAGTTTGGTAGGCAATTGGCGCTAATATTTAACATGACGTGGATGTTTTTATTTAGGCGCATTATTGATGACGGTATCTGGCTCTACGGTATAGTCTATCAACTAAGTTCAAATTTGATCCTTATTGTTCAGTTTGTCTTTGTTGCCTGGTTTGTCTTGTCTATTTTTATCTATATCGCGATCCTTATCACCACCAAAAAGTATCAAGATACGCCATTGGAATCTTCCCCAGATTCTTCGCTCATTTTGGTACTGGCTAAAATATTAGGTGGCATAACCATTGTATTGCTCGGCTTGTACGTCTTGGAGTTTATGGGCGTATCTATATCTCCATTGGTTGCCGGTTTAGGTGTCGGTGGCTTGGCAATTGCCTTAGCTATTCGCCCGCTACTTGAGAATTTAATTAATGGTTTAACTCTGTACGCTGATGGCGGCATTAAAATTGGCGAGCTATGTCGCTACGGCGACAAAAACCTTTATGGTGTTATCGAGAATATTGGGCTGCGGGCAACTCGTATTAGAACATTAGAACGCTCTGTAATTACCATACCTAACTCTGAATTTGCCAACATGGAAATCGATAACCTAGAACGGCGAGATAGGCGCCGTATGGATCACGTACTCAAGCTAAGACCAGAAATAAGCGTAGAGCAACTGCAAGTATTGCTGGTGAATTTACGGCGTGATTTTTTGCGCCACCCTAAAGTAGAAGAGGAACCGACTCGTGTTAGATTTATGGGGTTAGGGAGCTATTCACTTAAAGTCTCGATCGTACTGTACATTCGCTGTCGCGATCACGATGAGTTTATGGCATTGCAAGAAGATTTATTATTTATGCTGTACAAGGCTGTTGATCAAGTTGGCGCAAAACTGGCTTTTTCAACTCAGCACCAATATGCAGGTAGGCTTAAAACTATTGAAGCAGAACAAGTTCTTAAAGCACAACAAACCGTGCAAAAGTGGCATGAAGAGGAAAGCTTCCCCTTCCCTAACTTTAGTTACAGCTACCGTTATGAAATTAAGGACACCTCTATCTTTCCTGTCCTCACATCGGCAGTAAGAAAAGACAGTCAATTCAACTAA